Proteins encoded by one window of Rhodamnia argentea isolate NSW1041297 chromosome 6, ASM2092103v1, whole genome shotgun sequence:
- the LOC115741548 gene encoding probable pectate lyase 18: MAVVAMPTLSLLLLLLLLVSLLAPWPISSSPVQDPELVVREVHKSIANATRNRRSLGYLSCGTGNPIDDCWRCDPDWENNRQRLADCAIGFGKNAIGGRDGKIYVVTDSGDDDPVTPKPGTLRYAVIQDEPLWIIFQRDMTIQLKEELIMNSFKTLDGRGASVHIAGGPCITVQFVTNIIIHGLNIHDCKQGGNANVRDSPRHYGWRTISDGDGVSIFGGSHIWVDHCSLSNCHDGLVDAIHGSTAITISNNYMTHHDKVMLLGHSDTYTQDKNMQVTIAFNHFGEGLVQRMPRCRHGYFHVVNNDYTHWEMYAIGGSANPTINSQGNRFLAPDARFSKEVTKHEDAPEGEWKNWNWRSEGDLMMNGAFFTPSGAGASSSYAKASSLGARPSSLVGTITTNAGALSCRKGSRC, encoded by the exons ATGGCGGTGGTGGCAATGCcgaccctctctctcctcctcctcctcctcctcctcgtctctCTCCTGGCTCCATGGCCCATTTCCTCTTCCCCTGTCCAGGACCCAGAACTGGTAGTACGAGAAGTACACAA GAGCATCGCTAATGCCACGAGGAATAGGAGGAGCCTCGGCTACCTCTCCTGCGGGACTGGGAACCCGATCGACGACTGCTGGCGGTGCGATCCCGACTGGGAGAATAACCGCCAGCGCCTCGCCGACTGCGCGATCGGGTTCGGCAAGAACGCCATCGGGGGACGCGACGGCAAGATCTACGTGGTCACCGACTCCGGCGACGACGACCCGGTCACCCCCAAGCCCGGGACGCTCCGCTATGCGGTCATCCAGGACGAGCCGCTCTGGATCATCTTCCAGCGCGACATGACGATCCAGTTGAAAGAGGAACTGATCATGAACTCCTTCAAGACCCTCGACGGCCGCGGCGCCAGCGTCCACATTGCCGGCGGCCCGTGCATCACCGTCCAGTTCGTGACCAACATCATCATCCACGGGCTCAACATCCACGACTGCAAGCAGGGAGGGAACGCCAACGTGCGGGACTCGCCGCGGCACTACGGGTGGCGCACTATATCGGACGGCGACGGCGTGTCGATCTTCGGCGGGAGCCACATCTGGGTCGACCACTGCTCGCTGTCCAATTGCCACGACGGGCTCGTCGACGCCATCCACGGGTCCACCGCCATCACCATCTCCAACAATTACATGACTCACCACGACAAGGTCATGCTGCTCGGCCACAGCGATACCTATACCCAGGACAAGAACATGCAGGTCACCATTGCCTTCAACCACTTTGGCGAAGGCCTTGTCCAAAGAATGCCGAG ATGCAGGCATGGCTATTTCCATGTGGTCAACAATGACTACACCCATTGGGAGATGTACGCCATCGGAGGGAGCGCAAACCCTACCATCAATAGCCAAGGCAACAGATTTTTAGCTCCAGACGCCAGATTCAGCAAAGAG GTGACCAAGCACGAGGATGCACCGGAGGGCGAGTGGAAGAACTGGAACTGGAGGTCTGAAGGAGACCTGATGATGAACGGAGCTTTCTTCACCCCATCTGGCGCTGGAGCTTCTTCGAGCTACGCCAAAGCATCGAGCTTGGGCGCGAGACCATCCTCTCTGGTCGGCACCATCACCACCAATGCCGGTGCTCTCAGTTGCAGAAAGGGCTCTCGCTGCTGA